Proteins encoded by one window of Gordonia jinghuaiqii:
- a CDS encoding flavin-containing monooxygenase translates to MQPEHDVVIVGAGFGGMGAAIEFKRLGIDNIAILEREADLGGTWHVNHYPGLAVDIASVTYSYSFEPNPFWSRLFAPGAELKRYAHHVAEKYDLTRHMEFGVLVDSAEWDDAGLLWRIRTGDGTERTARYLVTATGFLSQPHIPDFPGIKNFAGTVLHTADWQDGFDFAGKKVAVIGTGATAVQLIPEIAARADALTVFQRTPIWVVPKVDFAIPRAVQQLFRRVPLTQRAARLVNTSLLEALMVFGVLHFKQLKPGNKLAARLAKAHLRAQVADPELRRKLTPHYDFGCKRPTFSNTYFASFTKPHVTLETSGVARLESDAILAADGTRTEIDTLVLATGFNLWDVNFPAFDIIGREGRDLGKFWRENRFQAYEGVTVPKFPNLISLNSPYSYSGLSYFTTIEGQMKHIARLFGELRRRGKDTFEVTETANDAFLDEVTQRLQSSVFYNGDCTGSRSYYFNQHGEATLLRPASTLRTLREMNSYPVDDYAFR, encoded by the coding sequence ATGCAACCGGAACATGACGTGGTGATCGTCGGCGCGGGCTTCGGTGGGATGGGGGCCGCGATCGAGTTCAAGCGGCTCGGCATCGACAACATCGCGATCCTCGAGCGCGAGGCCGACCTCGGCGGCACCTGGCACGTCAATCACTATCCGGGGCTCGCCGTCGACATCGCGTCGGTGACGTACTCGTACTCCTTCGAGCCGAATCCGTTCTGGTCCAGGCTGTTCGCGCCCGGCGCCGAGCTCAAACGGTACGCGCACCACGTGGCCGAGAAGTACGACCTCACGCGGCACATGGAGTTCGGGGTCCTCGTCGACTCCGCCGAGTGGGACGACGCCGGCCTCCTGTGGCGGATCCGGACCGGCGACGGCACCGAACGCACCGCACGTTATCTCGTGACCGCGACCGGGTTCCTCTCCCAGCCACACATCCCGGACTTCCCGGGGATCAAGAACTTCGCCGGCACGGTCCTGCACACCGCCGACTGGCAGGACGGTTTCGACTTCGCCGGCAAGAAGGTCGCCGTCATCGGCACCGGCGCGACCGCCGTACAACTGATCCCGGAGATCGCCGCCCGCGCCGACGCCCTCACCGTCTTCCAGCGCACCCCGATCTGGGTGGTGCCCAAGGTCGACTTCGCCATCCCGCGCGCGGTGCAGCAGCTGTTCCGTCGCGTGCCGCTGACGCAACGCGCGGCACGCCTGGTCAACACCTCACTGCTCGAGGCGCTGATGGTCTTCGGGGTCCTGCACTTCAAACAGCTCAAGCCCGGCAACAAGCTGGCCGCGCGGCTCGCCAAGGCGCACCTGCGGGCTCAGGTCGCCGACCCGGAACTGCGTCGAAAACTGACCCCCCACTACGACTTCGGGTGCAAGCGGCCGACCTTCTCCAACACCTACTTCGCCAGCTTCACCAAACCGCACGTCACGCTGGAGACCAGTGGCGTCGCCCGACTCGAGTCAGATGCCATCCTCGCCGCCGACGGCACCCGCACCGAGATTGACACCCTCGTGCTGGCCACCGGCTTCAACCTGTGGGACGTGAACTTCCCGGCGTTCGACATCATCGGTCGCGAGGGCCGTGACCTCGGGAAGTTCTGGCGGGAGAACCGCTTCCAGGCCTACGAGGGCGTCACGGTGCCGAAGTTCCCGAACCTGATCTCGCTCAACAGTCCGTACTCCTACAGCGGATTGTCGTACTTCACCACCATCGAGGGGCAGATGAAGCACATCGCGCGTCTCTTCGGCGAACTGCGACGCCGCGGCAAGGACACCTTCGAGGTCACCGAGACCGCCAACGACGCCTTTCTCGACGAGGTGACGCAGCGTCTGCAGTCGTCGGTGTTCTACAACGGCGACTGCACCGGCTCGCGCAGCTACTACTTCAACCAGCACGGCGAGGCGACGCTCCTGCGTCCGGCGTCGACGCTCCGGACACTGAGGGAGATGAACTCCTATCCCGTCGACGACTACGCGTTCCGCTGA
- a CDS encoding FAD-binding oxidoreductase: MPSPPRDGLLARLSGIVGDANVLTDPESMSGFLLDWTGRYRGEADAIVRPRTTAEVSAVVTECAAADAQICVQGGNTGLVGGSVPPPRRDGSRPRIVLSTVRMTDVDEVDAVGRCVGVQAGATVEAVDAAAARSGLAFGIDLASRQSATAGGVVSTNAGGTRMIRRGNARSQLLGIEAVLADGRVLRRWASLVKDNVGYDLPALLAGSEGTLAVITRVLFRLVVPPRAATVAVAAIAHVEDAIGLIGAATSRGLTVEAAELMTEAGIALVTGHGQRRPTATPGPFYVLLEVSGTGDIESTTAELLADADGLIDAVAQPAPARALWAAREGHTESIARSSSTPVVKLDISVPIRALPEAFAELAAVGTLTEFPCRPILFGHVGDGNIHVNLLDVPPEHATTVTDHVFGIVTANGGSISAEHGIGRAKVAWTHLGRDDVDLDIMRAIKATLDPRDLLNPGVLFDR; the protein is encoded by the coding sequence ATGCCCTCGCCGCCTCGTGACGGCCTGCTCGCGCGCCTGAGTGGCATCGTCGGGGACGCCAACGTCCTGACCGACCCGGAGTCCATGTCGGGTTTCCTGCTCGACTGGACCGGGCGGTACCGGGGCGAGGCCGACGCGATCGTGCGTCCCCGGACCACCGCCGAGGTGTCGGCGGTGGTCACCGAGTGTGCCGCCGCCGATGCGCAGATCTGTGTGCAGGGCGGCAACACCGGGCTCGTCGGCGGGTCGGTACCGCCGCCGCGCCGCGACGGTTCCCGTCCGCGGATCGTGCTGTCGACGGTACGGATGACCGATGTCGACGAGGTCGATGCGGTGGGCCGGTGCGTCGGTGTGCAGGCCGGGGCGACCGTGGAGGCCGTCGACGCCGCGGCCGCGAGGTCGGGGCTCGCGTTCGGGATCGATCTCGCCTCGCGCCAGTCGGCGACCGCAGGCGGCGTGGTGTCGACCAACGCCGGTGGCACGCGGATGATCCGCCGCGGCAACGCCCGCTCACAGCTCCTCGGCATCGAGGCGGTGCTCGCCGACGGCCGCGTCCTGCGCCGGTGGGCCTCGTTGGTCAAAGACAATGTCGGATATGACCTTCCGGCGCTCCTGGCCGGGAGCGAGGGCACCCTGGCAGTCATCACCCGAGTCCTGTTCCGGCTCGTCGTGCCCCCGAGGGCGGCCACCGTCGCGGTGGCCGCGATCGCTCACGTCGAGGACGCGATCGGCCTCATCGGTGCCGCCACGTCGCGGGGACTGACCGTCGAGGCCGCTGAACTCATGACCGAGGCCGGGATCGCGCTCGTCACCGGACACGGACAGCGTCGCCCGACGGCCACACCGGGACCGTTCTACGTCCTGCTCGAGGTGTCGGGCACCGGCGACATCGAGTCCACCACGGCGGAACTGCTCGCTGACGCCGACGGGCTCATCGACGCCGTGGCGCAACCCGCTCCCGCCCGCGCGCTGTGGGCCGCACGGGAGGGTCACACCGAGTCGATCGCACGGTCGAGTTCGACGCCGGTGGTCAAGCTCGACATCTCCGTGCCCATCCGTGCGCTTCCGGAGGCCTTCGCCGAGCTGGCCGCGGTCGGCACGCTGACCGAATTCCCGTGTCGGCCGATACTTTTCGGTCATGTCGGGGACGGCAACATCCACGTCAACCTCCTCGACGTCCCACCGGAGCACGCCACGACGGTCACCGATCACGTCTTCGGGATCGTCACGGCCAACGGCGGCAGTATCAGCGCCGAGCACGGGATCGGCCGCGCGAAGGTCGCGTGGACGCACCTCGGCCGCGACGACGTCGACCTCGACATCATGCGCGCGATCAAGGCGACCCTCGATCCCCGGGACCTGCTGAATCCCGGCGTGCTCTTCGACCGGTGA
- a CDS encoding TetR/AcrR family transcriptional regulator, with protein MPRIQAPTVAEHRRQQEEAILAGAKAILADTGKAPTLAAVGQRVGLARSSVYQYYASSDELLAAVVADVFPAWARHVRDRVAAQTDSGRQIWEYISANVELFTGTEQDVANALVRVVDATVLQGPMERFHRELQEPLVDALAAHGEPRPHEVAQLIDSMIIQACRSVGADDDARADDVPTTAGGPAVTEVIRRLLGGYLRLSDA; from the coding sequence TTGCCGAGAATTCAGGCGCCCACCGTCGCCGAGCACCGGCGTCAGCAGGAAGAGGCGATCCTCGCGGGGGCGAAGGCCATCCTGGCCGACACCGGGAAGGCGCCGACCCTGGCCGCCGTCGGCCAGCGGGTCGGTCTCGCCCGCTCCAGCGTGTACCAGTACTACGCCTCGAGCGACGAGCTCCTCGCCGCGGTCGTGGCCGACGTCTTTCCGGCATGGGCGCGCCACGTCCGTGACCGGGTCGCGGCGCAGACCGATTCCGGTCGGCAGATCTGGGAGTACATCAGCGCGAACGTCGAGTTGTTCACCGGCACGGAACAGGACGTCGCCAACGCACTCGTCCGGGTCGTCGACGCCACCGTGCTGCAGGGGCCGATGGAACGGTTTCACCGAGAACTCCAGGAGCCTCTCGTCGATGCCCTTGCCGCGCACGGCGAGCCACGTCCACATGAGGTCGCGCAGCTCATCGACTCGATGATCATCCAGGCGTGCCGCTCCGTCGGCGCCGACGACGACGCTCGCGCAGACGATGTGCCCACCACCGCGGGCGGCCCGGCCGTGACCGAGGTGATCCGGCGACTACTCGGCGGCTACCTGCGCTTGTCCGACGCCTGA
- a CDS encoding ATP-grasp domain-containing protein — METREPHILVTTSRMPFAVDEIHKLGVTGRDVTAADTFAAAPGSHSRGARRHLELPAPTQRPAEFVDAVIEAIGRFDITLLLPMFEEVFYLARHRDRISAAHPGAELFFPDFETLAGVHDKVDFTALCRKLGLPAAESVTTTSRDELRAATERWPHWFARAAFGRGGLDVLTNSGPLAGESSIDDVTPTPEDPWLVQQYLVGVDRCSWSVAHHGEIVLHSCYEHPLAIDDRGGIVFESVDSPQSLAAAQTIARELNWHGQISFDYLVTDDGVHHMVECNPRPTSGCTLATAEEFDAALFDPGDLVVVPAGRKKMIKAAVLRDALKHPSHLRRNLAVAKGAGGVYDQPHDHLPLVYSALSLQHILAYRKELGLSRNKREELVATQFFDVLWDGTAIA, encoded by the coding sequence ATGGAGACCCGCGAGCCCCACATTCTGGTGACCACGTCCCGAATGCCCTTCGCGGTGGACGAGATCCACAAGCTGGGTGTCACCGGTCGCGACGTCACCGCCGCGGACACGTTCGCCGCCGCGCCCGGCAGTCATTCCCGCGGTGCGCGACGTCACCTCGAGCTCCCCGCACCGACGCAGCGGCCCGCCGAGTTCGTCGACGCCGTGATCGAGGCGATCGGCAGATTCGACATCACCCTGCTGTTGCCGATGTTCGAGGAGGTCTTCTATCTGGCACGTCACCGGGACCGGATCTCCGCGGCCCACCCCGGCGCCGAACTGTTCTTCCCGGACTTCGAGACCCTCGCCGGGGTGCACGACAAGGTGGATTTCACCGCGCTGTGCCGGAAATTGGGACTGCCGGCCGCCGAATCGGTGACCACGACGAGCCGCGACGAACTGCGCGCGGCCACCGAGCGCTGGCCGCACTGGTTCGCGCGGGCCGCGTTCGGCCGCGGCGGGCTCGACGTCCTCACCAACTCGGGGCCGCTGGCCGGGGAGTCCTCGATCGACGACGTGACCCCGACGCCCGAGGACCCGTGGCTGGTCCAGCAGTACCTCGTGGGCGTCGACCGGTGCAGCTGGAGCGTCGCGCACCACGGCGAGATCGTCCTGCACTCCTGCTACGAACACCCCCTGGCCATCGATGACCGCGGTGGCATCGTGTTCGAATCCGTCGATTCCCCGCAGTCGCTCGCCGCGGCGCAGACGATCGCGCGAGAACTGAACTGGCACGGACAGATCAGCTTCGACTACCTGGTGACCGACGACGGCGTCCACCACATGGTCGAGTGCAATCCGAGGCCGACGTCCGGTTGCACCCTCGCGACCGCGGAGGAATTCGACGCCGCGCTCTTCGACCCCGGCGACCTCGTGGTGGTGCCCGCGGGTCGGAAGAAGATGATCAAGGCGGCCGTGCTGCGCGACGCCCTCAAGCATCCGTCGCATCTGCGCCGGAATCTGGCCGTGGCGAAGGGTGCGGGCGGCGTCTACGACCAGCCCCACGATCACCTGCCGCTGGTGTACTCGGCGTTGTCGTTGCAGCACATCCTGGCCTACCGCAAGGAACTGGGCCTCTCCCGGAACAAGCGCGAGGAGCTCGTGGCGACGCAGTTCTTCGACGTCCTGTGGGATGGCACCGCGATCGCCTGA
- a CDS encoding ABC transporter ATP-binding protein, with amino-acid sequence MTALSLRTVSLVHGDGEDVVTALDDITVEVTPGEFVAVVGPSGSGKSSLLAVAGGLIAPTSGTVRIGGVDLSTASARELTRIRREHIGFVFQSGNLLGSLTVADQLRLPLTFGSVADPRPVAELLAEVGMAHKAKRRPHQLSGGERQRVGIARALMTRPDVLLVDEPTAALDRARSHEIVELLAREAHEHNVAVVMVTHDQDVLIHCDKVYEMIDGRLTPGATAAK; translated from the coding sequence ATGACCGCACTCTCACTTCGCACTGTCAGCCTCGTCCACGGCGACGGCGAGGATGTCGTCACCGCGCTCGACGACATCACCGTCGAGGTCACACCCGGCGAGTTCGTCGCCGTGGTGGGGCCGTCGGGCTCGGGCAAGTCGAGCCTGCTCGCCGTCGCCGGCGGCCTCATCGCACCCACGTCGGGGACGGTACGGATCGGCGGCGTCGACCTGAGCACGGCATCCGCCCGCGAACTGACCAGAATCCGTCGCGAACACATCGGATTCGTCTTCCAGAGCGGAAACCTCCTCGGCTCGTTGACCGTCGCGGATCAGCTCCGGCTGCCGCTCACCTTCGGCAGCGTTGCCGATCCGCGCCCGGTCGCCGAGCTGCTCGCCGAGGTCGGCATGGCGCACAAGGCCAAGCGACGGCCGCACCAACTGTCCGGCGGTGAACGTCAGCGGGTCGGGATCGCGAGAGCTCTGATGACCCGGCCGGACGTCCTCCTCGTCGACGAGCCGACCGCCGCCCTCGACCGCGCACGAAGCCACGAGATCGTCGAGCTGCTCGCCCGCGAAGCACACGAGCACAATGTGGCAGTGGTCATGGTCACCCATGACCAGGACGTCCTCATACACTGTGACAAGGTGTACGAGATGATCGACGGCAGGTTGACACCCGGAGCAACAGCGGCCAAATGA
- a CDS encoding MFS transporter, producing MTDRRSAPTASPGTGASFAAAVYAFAVIMLGTTLPTPLYALYGEKLGFGVTTTTVIFGVYAAGVIAALIGFGRWSDVVGRRKLLIAGAGLSALSAVVFLTAGPVWQLFLGRVLSGLSAGIYAGAATTAVIELAPASWRDRAPAVATAANIGGLGLGPLIAGLLAQYVPSPLHTVFYLDLALLALVGVGIWRLHETVEVTPGARLSMQRLSVPADIRDVFVRAAIAAFAGFAVMGTFTGVMPSFVTQILGIDNHAFTGFLVFVLFASSALTQIVVRRMPTEPALIAGCAILIGGTCVSILGLVTASSAALLGGAVICGVGQGMSFSKGLASVIAASPAGRKAEVTSTYFVVAYVAISIPIVGQGLAAQRWDLRTAGIAFNIGVAVLALIALLLTIIAVRRPARPRS from the coding sequence ATGACCGACCGTAGGAGTGCCCCCACCGCGAGCCCGGGTACCGGCGCTTCCTTCGCCGCAGCGGTCTACGCCTTCGCGGTGATCATGCTCGGTACGACGCTGCCGACGCCGCTGTATGCGCTCTACGGCGAGAAGCTCGGTTTCGGGGTGACCACGACGACGGTCATCTTCGGCGTCTACGCCGCCGGTGTCATCGCCGCGCTCATCGGGTTCGGGCGGTGGTCCGACGTCGTCGGCCGCCGCAAACTGCTGATCGCCGGGGCGGGGCTGTCGGCCCTCAGCGCCGTCGTGTTCCTCACCGCCGGGCCGGTGTGGCAGCTGTTCCTCGGACGCGTGCTGTCGGGATTGTCCGCGGGCATCTATGCCGGCGCCGCAACGACCGCGGTCATCGAGCTCGCACCGGCGTCGTGGCGGGATCGCGCGCCCGCCGTCGCGACCGCGGCGAACATCGGCGGGCTCGGTCTCGGTCCGCTGATCGCCGGCCTCCTCGCCCAGTACGTGCCCTCGCCCCTGCACACCGTTTTCTACCTGGACCTCGCGTTGCTGGCCCTCGTCGGAGTCGGCATCTGGCGTCTTCACGAGACCGTCGAGGTCACGCCGGGTGCACGCCTGAGCATGCAGCGGCTGTCGGTACCCGCCGACATCAGGGATGTCTTCGTCCGCGCCGCGATCGCCGCCTTCGCGGGCTTCGCGGTGATGGGCACGTTCACCGGCGTCATGCCGTCGTTCGTCACCCAGATCCTCGGTATCGACAACCACGCCTTCACCGGATTCCTGGTGTTCGTGTTGTTCGCCTCGTCGGCGCTCACCCAGATCGTCGTCCGGCGCATGCCCACCGAACCGGCGCTGATCGCCGGGTGCGCGATCCTCATCGGCGGCACCTGCGTGTCTATCCTCGGACTGGTCACCGCGTCGAGCGCCGCGCTGCTCGGCGGGGCGGTGATCTGCGGTGTCGGGCAGGGTATGTCGTTCAGCAAGGGACTGGCGTCGGTGATCGCCGCCAGCCCTGCCGGACGCAAGGCCGAGGTGACCTCCACGTACTTCGTCGTCGCCTACGTCGCCATCTCGATCCCCATCGTCGGACAGGGCCTGGCGGCGCAGCGGTGGGACCTGCGGACCGCGGGCATCGCGTTCAACATCGGGGTCGCGGTACTGGCCCTGATCGCCTTGCTCCTGACGATCATCGCGGTCAGGCGTCCGGCACGCCCGCGGAGTTGA
- the malQ gene encoding 4-alpha-glucanotransferase — translation MNPDRLTDLARRYGVATSYVGWGEQNHEVSVETLVAVLAALGVAADSDEAIEASIREIDEQPWREFVPAVTVVTEGAGSTFVVHVPHGNLVKVWIVTEDGDDVAAPQLDVWVEPRNIDGALVGRATFAVPADLAPGYHHIKALDLDRSAAATAPLIVTPRRLDTADRLLGHKRWGLAAQLYSIRSADSWGVGDFADLAGICEVAGSAYGADFVQVNPLHAAQPQPPIEASPYLPVTRRFVNPLYIRVTDIPELEGLPRSRRKWVRALGRGFLSENTATDMIRRDKSYRAKMEALELIYGVPLDPARKTAYREFRRREGKGLKRFATWCALAERYDADDRRWHGKFLDPAYMKKKRRKLARRIDFHMWLQWICDEQLAAAARAATSAGCSIGVMADLAVGVARHSADAWALGDVLATGATVGAPPDGFNQQGQGWDQPPWHPRRLAEAGYEPYRDMIRTVLRHAGGVRVDHILGLFRLWWIPDGRSPADGTYVRYDSEALIGILALEAQRADAVVVGEDLGVFEPSVQDALRERGILGTSILWFEQGRSAAIPPEDYRELCLTSVTTHDLPPTVGYLAGDHIALRSRLGLLESGEAAERARDARERDAVLELAYERGLLSRDTPLTDPKVVDALYAVIARSPSVLLSVALVDAVGERRIQNQPGTDSTQYPNWCIPLADADGEVVLVEDLVSSSRFRQLVATLNSAGVPDA, via the coding sequence GTGAACCCCGATCGGTTGACCGACCTGGCACGCCGCTACGGCGTCGCCACCAGCTACGTCGGCTGGGGTGAACAGAACCACGAGGTGAGCGTCGAGACGCTCGTGGCCGTCCTCGCCGCACTCGGAGTCGCCGCGGATTCCGACGAGGCGATCGAGGCGTCGATCCGCGAGATCGACGAGCAGCCCTGGCGGGAGTTCGTCCCGGCCGTCACGGTGGTGACCGAGGGAGCGGGCAGCACCTTCGTCGTCCACGTCCCGCACGGGAACCTGGTGAAGGTGTGGATCGTCACCGAGGACGGCGATGATGTCGCGGCGCCGCAACTCGACGTCTGGGTGGAGCCGCGGAACATCGACGGCGCCCTCGTCGGACGGGCCACCTTCGCCGTTCCCGCCGACCTCGCGCCGGGTTACCACCACATCAAGGCGCTCGACCTCGACCGCTCGGCGGCGGCGACGGCGCCGCTGATCGTGACACCCCGCCGCCTGGACACCGCGGACCGGCTGCTCGGCCACAAGCGATGGGGACTGGCCGCGCAGCTGTACTCGATCCGCTCGGCCGACTCCTGGGGTGTCGGCGACTTCGCCGATCTCGCCGGCATCTGCGAGGTCGCGGGCAGCGCCTACGGCGCCGACTTCGTCCAGGTCAACCCGCTGCACGCCGCGCAGCCGCAGCCGCCGATCGAGGCGTCGCCGTATCTACCCGTCACCCGTCGCTTCGTCAATCCGCTCTACATCCGGGTCACCGACATCCCCGAGCTCGAGGGCCTGCCCAGGTCCCGCCGCAAGTGGGTCCGCGCGCTGGGGCGCGGCTTTCTCTCGGAGAACACCGCCACCGACATGATCAGGCGCGACAAGTCCTACCGCGCCAAGATGGAGGCCCTCGAACTGATCTACGGCGTCCCGCTCGATCCGGCGCGCAAGACCGCCTACCGGGAGTTCCGGCGACGAGAGGGCAAGGGCCTCAAGCGTTTCGCCACCTGGTGTGCGCTGGCCGAGCGCTACGACGCCGATGACCGACGGTGGCACGGCAAGTTCCTCGATCCCGCGTACATGAAAAAGAAGCGCCGAAAGTTGGCGCGGCGCATCGATTTCCACATGTGGTTGCAATGGATCTGCGACGAGCAGCTCGCGGCCGCCGCGCGTGCGGCGACGTCGGCGGGGTGCTCGATCGGCGTCATGGCCGACCTCGCGGTCGGGGTCGCGCGCCACAGCGCCGATGCCTGGGCACTCGGCGATGTGCTGGCCACGGGTGCGACGGTCGGCGCCCCACCCGATGGTTTCAACCAGCAGGGGCAGGGGTGGGATCAGCCGCCGTGGCATCCTCGCCGCCTCGCCGAGGCCGGCTACGAGCCCTACCGCGACATGATCCGCACCGTGTTGCGGCACGCGGGCGGCGTCCGCGTCGATCACATCCTCGGTCTGTTCCGGTTGTGGTGGATCCCCGACGGCCGGAGTCCGGCCGACGGGACCTACGTACGGTACGACAGCGAGGCACTCATCGGCATCCTGGCGCTCGAGGCTCAGCGTGCCGACGCCGTCGTGGTCGGGGAGGACCTCGGGGTCTTCGAACCGTCCGTTCAGGATGCGTTGCGCGAGAGGGGAATTCTCGGCACATCGATCCTGTGGTTCGAGCAGGGGCGCTCGGCGGCGATCCCGCCGGAGGACTACCGCGAGCTGTGCCTGACCTCGGTGACGACGCATGACCTCCCGCCGACCGTCGGGTATCTGGCGGGCGATCACATCGCGTTACGGTCCCGGCTCGGTCTGCTCGAGAGCGGTGAGGCGGCCGAACGCGCGCGCGACGCACGCGAGCGCGATGCCGTCCTCGAACTGGCCTACGAACGTGGGCTCCTCTCGCGGGACACCCCGCTGACCGATCCGAAGGTCGTCGACGCGCTGTATGCGGTGATCGCGCGCAGCCCGTCGGTGTTGCTCAGTGTCGCGCTGGTGGATGCGGTGGGGGAGCGGAGAATTCAGAACCAGCCGGGCACCGACAGCACGCAGTATCCCAACTGGTGCATCCCGCTGGCCGATGCCGACGGCGAGGTCGTGCTCGTCGAGGACCTCGTCAGCAGTTCTCGTTTCCGGCAGCTGGTGGCCACGCTCAACTCCGCGGGCGTGCCGGACGCCTGA